One part of the Rhodospirillales bacterium genome encodes these proteins:
- the mreC gene encoding rod shape-determining protein MreC yields the protein MLKTALSLGGVIQRFAFPLFVGIAIGLMVLSRIDHPAVSMLRTQAVDVLAPVIEIVSKPMATVDSVVARVDHFFEVYDENARLRAENERLLHWQAVARQLEAENDQYRDLLSVVAEPRDAFVTARIIGMSSGTFVRTALINAGSVAGLDVGQAVVTSHGMLGRIVEVGTRSARVLLLTDLNSRVPVVLGSNRSPAIAAGDNSDTLSLMFVADGADIMIGDRLMTSGEGGMLPPGLAVGVVTANEDGVWHVTPFVDAARIEHVRVLDYALPGLLPSTREAGATGQLW from the coding sequence ATGCTGAAGACCGCTCTCTCGCTCGGCGGCGTGATCCAGCGCTTTGCCTTCCCGCTTTTCGTCGGCATCGCGATCGGTTTGATGGTGCTGAGCCGGATCGATCATCCTGCGGTCAGCATGCTCCGCACCCAAGCCGTCGACGTCTTGGCACCGGTGATCGAGATCGTCTCGAAACCGATGGCTACGGTCGACTCCGTGGTCGCCCGGGTTGACCACTTCTTCGAGGTTTATGACGAGAACGCCCGGCTGCGCGCCGAAAACGAACGCCTGCTCCACTGGCAGGCGGTCGCGCGTCAGCTTGAGGCCGAAAACGACCAATACCGCGACCTCCTGTCGGTCGTCGCCGAGCCGCGTGACGCTTTCGTCACAGCTCGAATCATCGGCATGTCGAGCGGCACCTTCGTGCGGACCGCCCTGATCAACGCCGGTTCGGTCGCCGGTCTTGATGTCGGCCAGGCCGTGGTCACGTCACACGGCATGCTGGGGCGCATCGTCGAGGTCGGCACACGCAGCGCCCGCGTGCTGCTGCTGACCGACCTCAACAGCCGCGTCCCGGTCGTGCTGGGATCCAACCGCTCGCCGGCCATCGCCGCCGGTGACAACTCCGACACGCTCTCGCTCATGTTCGTGGCCGATGGCGCCGACATCATGATCGGCGACCGCTTGATGACCTCGGGCGAGGGCGGCATGCTGCCGCCGGGTCTCGCGGTCGGGGTGGTCACGGCGAACGAGGATGGCGTCTGGCATGTCACGCCTTTCGTTGATGCCGCACGGATCGAGCATGTTCGTGTGCTCGACTACGCTCTGCCCGGTCTGCTGCCGTCGACGCGGGAGGCCGGGGCGACGGGACAGCTATGGTAA